The following is a genomic window from Opitutus sp. GAS368.
GCCGTAGCTCACGCCAGTCGGAGCCGCCGGTGGCCAGGCCGTAGCCGAGCCACTTGCCGTCGGGTGACGGCGAGGTGAGGGCAAGCGCGACCGTGCCGTCGGCCGACAGCGTGTTGGGATCGAGCAGCAGGCGCTCGGCCCCGCGCAGGCCGTCGGTCACGTAGAGCGGCGACTGGTTCTGCAGACCGTCGTTCTTGGTGTAGAAATACCAGTTGGCCTCCTTGAACGGCAGGCCGGTGCGCGGGTAATTCCACAGCTCGGTCAGGCGCTGCTTGATGACGGCGCGCTCGGGAAAGGCGTCCACGACGGAATCGGTCAGCGCGTTCTGCGCGGCGACCCACGCCTTGGTGTCGGGGGAGTCGAGTTCCTCCAGCCACCGGTAGGGATCGGCGACCTTGGTGCCGTGGTAGTCGTCGGTGTGGTCGACGGTCTCGCTGGGCGGATAACTGACGGCCGCGAGCGCCAGAACCGGCGCGAGGGCTGCCACGAGGGGAAGGCGGGCAATTTTTCGCATCCCGCCAAAAAGAACCGGATCCGCCCCCCGCGCAAGCCGTCAGAAATCCCGGCGCGGGGTTGCGCTTCCGGCATCCCGGGGTTTTTCTCCCCCCGCGTGGATTCCGCCCCTCCAGCCAATGCCGACCCCCGCGAACACCCGCGCTTCCTGCCCGTGTTGCTCGCGCTTTCCGCCGGCAGCGGCTGTGCCGCGCTGATCTACGAGGTCGTCTGGTTCCAGCAACTGCAGCTGGTCATCGGGTCGTCCGCCCTCTCGCTTGCGCTGCTGCTTGGCACGTTCATGGGTGGACTCTGCCTCGGCAATCTCGCCCTCCCCCGCCTCGTGTCCGCCGCCCGCCATCCCCTGCGGGTCTATGCCCTGATTGAACTCGGCCTCGGGTTGCTGGCCATCCTGCTTTTGTTTGTGCTGCCCGCCCTCGGCCGGGATTTCCCCGGATGGCTGGGCGCCGGCCCGGCCGACGGCGGGTGGCGGGCCGGGCTGGGCGCGATGTGCCTGCTCCCGCCGACGATGCTGATGGGCGCCACGCTGCCCGCGATCGCCCGGTGGCTCGGGACCACTCCGCGGGACCTCTCGCAACTGGGACTGGTCTACGCCGCCAACACGGTGGGCGCCGTCGCGGGCAGTCTGCTCGCGGGATTTTATCTGCTCCGGGTTTACGACACGGTCGTCGCCACGCTGGTCGCGGCCGCGCTCAACGCCGTCATCGCCGCCGGAGCGCTCGGTCTCGCGCGGGGCGCGAAGGCCGGCCAGGCCGCGGCACCCGGAGCACCGTCGGCTGCGACGCTCGGGGCGCCGGCGGTGCTCGTCACGATCGCGTTGTCCGGCTTCTGCGCGCTGGGCGCCGAGGTGGTGTGGACCCGTCTGCTGTCGCTGCTGCTGGGCGCCACGGTCTATGCTTTCTCCATCATCCTCGCCGCCTTCCTGACGGGGCTCAGCCTGGGCGGGGTGGGCGGAGCGCTCATGGCGCGGCGGACGACCCGCCCGGGCTTCGCGCTGGGCTGCTGCCAGCTGCTGCAGATCCTGGCGATCGGCTGGGCGTCGGACATGCTCGCGCGGACGCTGGTGTTCCGGCCCGTGGATTATGCCGCCGAGGCGGCGGCCGGGATCCGCTTCTGGTCCGAGCTCATTCGTTGCGGCGTCGCCATCCTGCCGGCCGCGTGCCTGTGGGGTGCGAGTTTTCCTCTCGCCCTCGCGGCGGCCGGCGGCACCGGCCGGGACCCCGCACGAGTGGCCGGCCGCATCGGAGCCGCGAACACGATCGGGGCGGTGCTGGGCGCCGCCGTCGCCAGCCCTTGGTTGCTGCCGCTGCTGGGCACCGCCCGCACCGAGTGGCTGCTCATTGCCCTGTCCACACTCGGCGCCTTTCTGGTGCTGCGGCCGCGCCGCGCCGCGGATTGGATCATCTTCGCCGGCGCGGCCGCGCTCGGCGGGCTCGTGGGGGCCACCACCCCGGGCGTGCCGTGGCAGCTGGTCAGCTACGGCGCGTATGCGACCGCCGGCGACCAGACGGCCCGCGTGCTCTACCTCGGGGAAGGCGCCACCGCGACCGTCGCCGTCACCCAGTCGGCGGGCGGCACGAAATATTTCCACGTCAGCGGGAAAACCGAGGCCTCCAGCCATCCCCGGGACATGCGCATGCAGCGGATGCTCGGCGACCTGCCGGCGCTCGTGCACCCGGCGCCGCGGTCGGTGCTCGTGGTCGGCTGCGGCGCGGGCGTCACCGCGGGCTCGTTCGTGCCCCACCCTTCGGTCACGCGCCTCGTCATCTGCGAGATCGAGCCGCTGATCCCGCGGTTCGTGGCCCCCTTGTTCAGCGAGGAGAACCACGCCGTGCTGACGGACCCGCGGGTGGAGATCGTCCACGATGATGCCCGACATTTCCTGGCGACCACGAGCGAGAAATTCGATGTCATCACGTCCGACCCGATCCATCCGTGGGTCAAGGGCGCCGCGGTGCTGTATACCGCGGAATATTTCGCGCTCTGCCGCGCGCACCTCCGGCCGGGCGGCGTGGCCGCGCAATGGGTCCCGCTCTACAACAGCAACCGCGCCGCGGTGCAGAGCGAGCTGGCCACCTTCGGCACGGCGTTCCCCGCCGCCACGGTCTGGGGCAACGAGGGCGAGGACGGCGGCGGCTATGATGTGGTCGTGCTCGGCACGGAGGCGCCCCCGGTTCTCGACGACGGGGCGCTGCAACGGCGGCTCGACCGGCCTGACCATGCTGGGGTGAAGGCGTCGCTGGCCGGCGTCGGCCTGGGTTCGGCCAGGGCGTTGCTCGGGATCTACGCGGGGCGCCTGGCCGACCTGCACGCCTGGCTGGCCGGCGCCGAAATCAACCGCGACCGGAACCTGCGGCTGCAATATCTCGCCGGCGCGGCGCGCAATTCCCGCGAGGGTCGCGCCGCTTATGCCGAGATGCTGGCCCTCCGCCACCCGCCCGCCGCGCCCGCCCGCTGATGCCCCCGCACCTCCCGCATTGCGCTCCCGGTCATTAGGGTTTTTTGTGGAGCATGAGCCGCTTGCCCCGTTTCCTCCCCCGCATCCTTGCCGCGCTGCTGCTGGCCGTCCCGGCCTGCGCCACGCCCGACCAGTGGGCCGCCGATATCGGCAAGTTCACCGCGGCCGATGCCGCCCACCCGCCGGCCCACGGCGCGGTCGTATTTGTCGGCAGCTCCTCGATCCGCTTTTGGACAACCTTGGCGGAGGATTTCCCGGGTGTGGCCACCATCAACCGCGGCTTCGGCGGCTCCGAGCTCGCGGACAGCGTCTTCTACGCCGACCGCATCGTGATTTCCTACGCGCCACGCCTCGTGGTTGTCTACGCCGGGGAAAACGATATCGCCGCGGGCAAGTCGCCGGAGACCGTCCTCGCGGATTTCCGGGCCTTCCGCACCAAGGTCCACGCCGCGCTGCCGAAAACCCGGATCCTCTTCCTCAGTCTCAAGGAAAGCCCGGTGCGCGCCAAGGTCCGCCCGCAGGTGCTCGCCACCAACCGGCTCATCGCCGCCGATTGCGCGACGGATGCGCGCTGCACGTTTGTCGACGTCGCCACGCCGCTGCTGGGCGCCGCTGGCGCCTACCGCCCCGAGTTGTTCCGCCCGGACCAGCTGCACATGCTCCCCGCCGGCTATGCCATCTGGACCAAGGTCCTCGCCCCCTACCTCAAACCATAAGCAACATCACCGGCTTTGTTGTCGGAGCCTGCTTGCAGGCGACCTCGACGCCCTGAATCGCCTGCAAGCAGGCTCCTCCATTTACTACCAGCCATGAATCCCGCCTCCGCCGAACGCCTGCGCCGCCAGATCGCCTTCATCACCGAGGTCGACAAGCTCAAGGACGTCTTTCGCCAGACCATCGTCACGCAGAGCCGCCGGCCCGAGAACAGCGCGGAGCACTCCTGGCATTTTGCGCTCATGATCATCGTGCTCGCCGAGCACTCCAACCACCAGCCGCTCGACGTGCTCCGCATCCTCAAGATGGTGCTCATCCACGACCTCGTGGAGATCGACGCCGGCGACACCTTCGCCTACGACGTGAAGAACATGGCCGACCAGCATGAGCGCGAGGCCAAGGCCGCCACGCGCATCTTCGGCCTGCTCCCGCCGGATCAGACCGCCGAGTTCCGCGCCCTGTGGGACGAATTCGAAGAACAAAAGACGCCCGAGGCGAAGTTCGCCGCCGCCTGCGACCGCTTTCACCCGATGCTGCTCAACTGCCTGACCGACGGCCATGCCTGGCAGAAACACGGCGTCACCCACGACCGCGTCCTGGCCCGCAACGCCCATGTCGCCGCCGGTTCGCAGGCCATCTGGGAATACGCGGTCCGCTTGATCGACGACGCGGTGGCCGCCGGCCACCTCGCGCCCAAGCCCTGAGCGCACGGAGATCAGTGCGCTCCACCTTGGAGCCCGGGCCACTTGGCTTGAAGCCTGCTGCATTGGGGCCGAGCACTTCCTCCATGATCCGCCGCGCCACGACCGCCGACGCCGCCGCGATTGCCGCCATCTACAATCACTATGTGGCGAACACGATCGTCACCTTCGAGGAGGAGGCGGTGCCGGCGGCCGACATGGCCCAGCGCATCGGCGAGGTTTTCGCCGCCGGCCTGCCCTGGTTGGCCGCGACCGAGGGCGACCGCGTGCTGGGCTACGCCTACGCGGGCAAATGGAAGGCGCGCTGCTCGTATCGCTTCTCCCTGGAGACCACGGTCTACCTTGACCCGGCCGCCACCGGCCGCGGCCTCGGCACGCAGCTTTACACCGCGCTCATTGCCGCGGTGCGGCCACAGGGCATGCATGCGCTGATCGGGGGCGTCGCCCTGCCCAACGCCGCCAGCGTGGCGCTGCATGAGAAACTCGGGTTCCAAAAGGTCGCCCACTTCCGCGAGGTCGGCTGGAAGTTCAACCAGTGGATTGACGTCGGCTACTGGGAATTGCTGCTGTAGCCGTGCGAAATCGCCGCCGCGTTGCGTGGCGATGCCGCCGGCACCTTGCGGCTTCCTTAAGCCAACCTTAAGCAAAGTTAACTAAACCGGCTCTGGACGGCCGCAGGTGGGCAAGTAGTCTGATCGCATCCGGTCAGCCCTTCCGGTCGCATGCTCAACCTCTCCCGCCCCTTTCTTCAGCGCCCCAAGGCCACGGCCTTGCTCGTCGCCGGGTTTTTCGCCCTGGGCGTCGGCGCCTACTTCCAGCTGCCGATCTCCGCGCTGCCCGACGTCGATTTCCCCACCATCAACGTCAACGCCTCGCTGCCGGGCGCAAGCGCGGAGACGATGGCCAGCTCCGTCGCCAGCCCGCTCGAGCGCGCCTTCGCCAACATCCCCTACGTGACGTCGATGAGCTCCTCCAGCTCGCTGGGCCAGGCGCAGATCGTGGTGCAGTTCCAGCTCGACCGTGACATCGACGCGGCGAGCCAGGACATCCAGGCCGCGATCAGCGCCGCCGCCGGCCAGCTGCCGAAGGACATGCCCAATCCGCCTTCCTACAAGAAGGCCAACCCGAACGGCTTTTCCATCATGTCGCTGTCGGTTTATTCCGACACGCTGCCGCTCTCGGAGGTCTACGACTACGCCGACAATGTCATCGCCCGCGCCATCGCCCGCCTGCCGGGCGTCGGCCAGGTCGACTATCACGGCGACCAGGTGCCGGCCATCCGCGTCCAGATCAACCCGCGGGCGCTCGCCGCCCGCAACCTCGACCTCGAGGACGTGCGCACCGCGCTGGGCGCCGCCACGGCCAACAATCCCAAGGGCTCCGTCGACGGCAGCCAGAAGACCCTGCTCATCCAGTCCAACGACCAGCTGCTCAAGGCCGCCGATTACAACAGCCAGATCCTCGCCTGGCGTGGCGGTTCGCCCACCCGCGTCGCCGATGTCGGCTCCGCCCGCGATTCCGTGCTGGACCTGAAGTCCGCCGGCTGGGTCGGGGCGCGCCGCGCCATCATCGTCGACGTGCACAAGCAGACCGGCGCCAAGGTCGACGTGCCCGCCCTCATTGACACCATCAAGGCCATGCTGCCGGAGCTGGAGAAGGGCCTGCCGCCGGCCATCAAGGTGGGCGTGGTCATGGACCGCACGCAAAACATCCGCGCCGGCATCGTCGACGTGCAGCTCACCCTCGCCATCACCATCGGGCTCGTAGCGCTGGTCATCTTCCTCTTCCTGCGCGACTCGATGGCCACGCTCATCTCGGGCATCTCCATCCCCCTGTCGCTGATCGGCACCTTCCCCCTGATGTATCTCCTCGGCTTCAGCCTGGACAACATCTCCCTCATGGGTCTCACCATCGCCGTGGGCTTCGTGGTGGACGACGCGATTGTCGTCCTGGAAAACATCATGCGCCACCTCGAGATGGGCAAGCCGCGCTTCCAGGCCGCCCTCGACGGCGCGGGCGAGGTGGGCTTCACCGTCCTCTCCATGACGCTGTCGCTGATCGGCGTCTTCCTCCCGCTGCTGCTCATGACCGGCATTGTCGGCCGCGTCTTTCGCGAGTTCGCCATCACGGTCAGCATCGCCCTCATCCTGTCCGCCATCATCTCCCTCAGCCAGACCGCCGTGTCGTGCAGCCTCTTTCTGCGCCCGCCCGCGGAGCATGGCCGCGGCCGCTTCTACCGCGCCATCGAGCGCCTGTTCAACCGGCTGCTGGCGGTCTACCGCGCGGGCCTGCTGCGCACGCTCGACCACCAGCGCGCGGGCCTGCTGCTGACCCTCGGTCTGCTCGTGGCCTCCTTCGGGCTGTTCATCGTCATCCCCAAGGGCTTCATCCCCGAGCAGGACAACGGGATCATCTTCGCCTCCACCGAGGCGAGCCCCGACATCCCGTTCGCCGAGATGTGCGCCAAAAACTCCGCCATCGCCCGCATCATCGCGGAAGATCCCAACGTCGACCACACCTACGCCTTCGTGGAATCGCGCCCGGCCACGAACCTCGGCCGCGTCACCATTGTGCTGAAGCCCTCCGACCAGCGCAAGAGCACCGCCGTCCAGGTCATGGCCCGCCTCCGCCCGAAGGTGAAGGCCGTGCCGGGCATGAAGGTCTACCTCAAGGCCGTGCAGGACATCACCATCGGCACCGGCGGCTCGAAGACGCTCTACCAGTTCGTGCTGCAGGATACCGACATCAACGAACTCTATGACGCCGCCCTGCTTTACCAGCGCAAGCTGCAGACCCTGCCCGAGCTGCAGGACGTGGGCAGCGACCTCTCCGCCCTCGCGCCCGCCGTCGCCGTCGTCATCGACCGCGACAAGGCCGCGAGCTACGGCATCAGCGCCGTCGCGATCGACCAGATCCTCTACGACGCCTTTGGCCAGCGGCAGGTCGCGACGCTCTACACCCAGCTGAACCAATACAAGGTGATCCTCGAGGTTTCGCCGGAATGGCACCTCGACGCCACCAGCCTGCAGGCGCTGCAGGTCCGCTCGCCCAAGAGCGGTCAGCAGATCCCCCTGAGCAGTTTCACCCGCCTCGAGCCCGGCCTCGCACCGCTCACCGTGGGGCACCTCGGCGCCTTTCCGGCCGTCACGTTGTCCTTCAACGTCGCCTCGGGCAAGTCGCTGGGTGACGCCGTCGCCGCCATCCAGCGGGCCGAGGCCCAGCTGCACAAGCCCGGCGGCCTGCGCACCTCCTTCCAGGGTTCCGCGCAGGCCTTCCAGGACTCGCTCTCCAGCCAGCCGCTGCTGATCCTGGCCGCCATCGCCGTGGTCTACATCATCCTCGGCGTCCTCTACGAGAGTTTCGCCCACCCGATCACCATCCTCTCGTCGCTGCCTTCCGCCACCTTCGGCGCGCTGCTGGCCATGTGGCTCTTCCGCATCGATCTCTCGGTCATCACCCTCATCGGCCTCATCCTGCTCGTCGGCATCGTCAAGAAGAACGCCATCATGATGGTGGACGTCGCCCTCAAGCTCCAGCGCGAGGAGGGCCGCAGCGCGCGCGACGCCATCTTTGAGGCCTGCCTGCTGCGCTTCCGGCCCATCATGATGACCACCATGGCGGCCTTACTCGGCGCCATTCCGCTCGCGGTGGGCACCGGCGCGGGCTCCGAGCTCCGCCAGCCACTGGGCATCGCCATTGTCGGCGGCCTGCTGGTCTCGCAGTTCGTCACCCTCTACACCGTGCCGATCATCTTCCTCTACGTCGACCGCGCCACCCAGTGGCTGGGACGGAAACGCCGTCCCGCGCCGCTGCCCGCCGCCGCCGTCCCCGTCCTCGACTAACCCGTCACCCCCATGTCATCCCCGCTCCTCCATCTTCTCTTCCGGCTGCTCCCGGCCGGCCTGCTCCTGCTCGCGGGCGGCCTCGCCCCCGCCGCCCGCGCGGAAGGCGATGCCATTCCTGTCGTGGTCGCCACCGTCAAACGGCAGGACATGCCCGTCTACCTCGACGCGCTGGGCAAGGTGCAGGCCATGAACACCGTCACCGTGCGCACCCAGGTCGACGGCAAGATCGAGCAGATCGCCTTTCGCGACGGCCAGGAGGTGCATGCCGGCGACCTGCTGGTGCAGATCGACCCGCGCCCTTACCAGGCGGAGCTCGACCAGACCCTCGCCAAGCGCGACCAGGACCTCGCCCAGCTGGCCTACGCCGAGCGCGTGCTGGAACGTGACAGCGGCCTGATGAAACAGGGATCGCTCGACCAGCAGACCTACGACCTGCAGCAGGCCACGGTCGCGCAGCTCAAGGCCCTCACCAAGGCCGACGACGCCACCGTTGCCAGCGCCCGCGTGCGGCTCGACTTCACGCACATCACCGCGCCGATCACCGGCCGCGTCGGCCTGCGGCTCATTGATCAGGGCAACCTTGTCCGCGCCAACGACGCCACCGGCCTCCTGATCATCAATCAGATTCACCCGATCACTGTGGTCTTCACGCTGCCCGAGCAGGACTTCCAGGAAGTGCACACGGCCGCGCGCCGGGCCACGGAGGAGGCGCCGCTCACCGCCCTCGCCTTGGAACGCAACAATCAGGAGATTCTCGACACCGGCCGGCTCGACGCCATCGACAACCAGATCGACGAGGCCAGCGGCACCATCCGCCTGAAGGCCGTGTTTGAAAACAAGGGCCGCAACCTCTGGCCGGGCCAGTTTGTCAACCTGCGGCTGCGGGTCGCCGAGCAGCAGGCCGTGCTCGTCGTTCCCACCGCCGCGGTCAAGGCCGGGGCGGACGGCGACTATGTCTACACCATCGGCGCCGACAACACCGCCGCGCTCAAGATCGTGAAGGTAGCCCACACCGAGGCCGGCCTTGCGCTGGTCGCCAGCGGCCTCACGGAAGGCGAGAGGGTGGTCGTGGACGGGCAATACCTGCTCCAGCCGAAGGTCCGCGTGCAGATCAAGTCCACCCGCCCCTGAACCCCGGCCGGGCACCGGCGGGGACTCATCGGAGTTGACGCCCCCCGCCGCAGGCTGGTTTTCTGGCGTGGCCACCCTCCACGCATGACCTCCCGCCAGCTCGTCCCCGCCCTGATCATTCCTTTCGTCGCCTGGCGGGTCTACCTGCGGGTCCGCCGCAACATCGGCCGGCAGCCCTTCCGGCCGGACCGCCTGAAGGTCAGCGTCGGCATCTTCGCCACGATCGTCCTGATCTTCGCTGCGACCGGCCTCATGTATCCGCCCGTCCTCGCCGCGCTCGCCGGCGGCCTCGCCCTCAGCGTGCCCATCGCGCTCGGCGGCCTGAAACTGACGAAGTTCGAGGACACCCCGCAGGGCAAATTCTACACGCCCAACACCGCGCTCGGCATCGGCATCAGCGCGCTGTTCCTCGGCCGCATCGCCTACCGCTTCCTCGTGCTCTACGCCGTGACGGACCTGCAGACCCCGCAGGCCCCGCAGCCTTTCCAGAGTCCGCTGACCTTCTTCCTATTCGGTCTCAGTGCCGGGTATTTCATCGCCTACCAGACCGGCGTACTCATTCGCAGCCACAAGCCGGCGGCCTGAGCGGGGCACGACAGCACCGGCAAGCTCGATACGATCCTCCGGACGTAAGGCCTGTAGGGTCGCCGCTTGCCGGCGGACCGAGATCCACGCGCAATGCGGTCCGGCGACAAGCGCCGACCCTACATCGAGGTCAATCAATAGCATTGCCGCCCACGGACCCTCCGGCTTGAGTCCCGCCCGGGCCGACTCACTGCATGGACAACAAAATCCGCTGGCTGCTGGGCGAGATTGAACGCTGGAAGGCGGACGGTCTTGTCTCGACCGAACAGGCCGACCGGCTGCGCCAGCGCTACGACCAGCCCCCGGCCCCGCCCGCGGCCGAGGCCGTCCCGTGGGGCCTGCTGGTCTTCGCCTCCGCCGGCGCGATCGTCATCGGCCTCGGGGTCATCCTGCTTTTCGCCTACAATTGGGCCGAGATCCCGAAATTCGGAAAACTCGCGCTGGTCTTCCTCGCCATCATCGGTGCCCACGCCGGCGGCATCCGGCTGCTGGCCCGCCCCGGCTGGCAGCCCAAGCTCGGCGAGGCGCTGGCCGCCCTCGGCACCATGTTCTACGGCGCGGGCATCTGGCTCGTCGCCCAGATCTACAACATCGACGAGCACTACCCCAACGGCTTCCTGTTCTGGGCGCTCGGGGCGCTCGCCATGGCCTGGGCCATCCGCTCCACCGCCAACGGCCTGCTGGCCGTCGTCCTCCTCACCATCTGGGGCTGCTGTGAGACGTTTGATTTCCGGGCGCCGGAACTCTGGTCGGTGCTGCTGGTCGCGGCCGGCCTGCTGCCGCTGGCGTGGAAAGAACGTTCGGCCCTCCTGCTGGCCGCCACGCTCGCTTCCATCCAGCTCCTGCTCGCCGTCAACACCGTCAACTGGGGCGGTGGGGCCCACGCCTTCACCGCCACCCTCGCCTGGGCCGTGCTGCTGGTCGCCACCTCGCGCCTGACCGACGCCGACCGGCCGGACTTCATGGGCGGCGCGACCGTGATGGCCTTCTTCGGTTTCGGCGCTTTCTTCGTCTGCGCCTACCTGCTCACGTTTCAGCGTTCCGCCGACAGCCTGCTCGACTGGACCCGCCAATATGGCCCGCGCCCCGATCTGGCCCACGCCTTCAGCTGGTCGCTCTTCGCCCTCGGCCTCGGCGGCTGGGGCTGGATCGCCCGCCGCAGCCTGCTGCAACGCGAGCTGGAAGTTCATCGCGAGGACTGGTTGCTGCCCATCGCGCTGCTTTACTGCTTCGGCCTCGCCACGCTGAATCAACGCGGTTGGGGTCAGTTTGTTTCGTTGTCCTTCAATCTGATGCTGCTCGGCATCGCCGTCATGTGGATGTGGCGCGGCTGCCAGGAAAGCCGGCTGCGGCCGACCGTGCTGGGCTCGCTGCTGCTGGGCGCCGTGGTGCTGGCGCGCTACTTCGACCTGTTCCAGAGCCTGGCCTCGCGCGGCCTGGCGTTCATCGTCCTCGGCATCATCTTCGTCGCCGAGGCGATGTTTTACCGGAAGATGCGGCAGACCAAGGGAGGTGCCGCGTGAAGGTGAAACTGGCCCTCCTCGCCGCGGCGCTCCAGGTGCTCGTGCTGGCCTTCATGGGCGGCCAGCGCGAATGGATCATGCGCACCGGCACGCCGCTGGTGCTGCGCACGGCGCCCATCGACCCCAACGACCCGATGCGCGGCGCCTTTGTCCGCCTCACCTACGAGATCAGCACGGTGCCGGCGGTGCTTTGCCGCGGCGAAACGGCCAAGTGGGCGAAGGGTTACGACTACCGCGAGTCGCAGAAAATCCGCGACCGCGTCGTCTATGCCGCCGTGAGCGTCAATGCCTACGGCCTCGCCGAGCTGACTTCGCTGAGCGACACCCCGCCGGCCAGCGGCCCCTACCTGCGCGGCCGGGTGGAGTCCGCCGATACCAACGGCGTGCGCGTCCGCTACGGCATCGAGGCCTACTTCATGCACCAGGACGCCGCCCGCCGGATGGAAACCATGGGCGCGGAAAAGGCCGGCGCCCCGATGGACGTCACCGTGGCGGTCGGCTCGTCGGGCCTCGCCGTGCTGAAGGACACCAGCTGGGAGCCGCTGGGCATCACGTTCGCCGTTGATCGCCGGCCGCCGCAACCCAACCGCGTGCCCGGCCAGCCCTGGCAGCCGCCGCCGGGCATCGCCGGCCTGACCGTCACGCTGCACAACTACGGCGACAAGGATCTCGCCATCGTGAATCTCCCGGATGGGCAGTCCTTCCGCCTGCTGGCGAACACCCGCTTCA
Proteins encoded in this region:
- a CDS encoding fused MFS/spermidine synthase, which produces MDSAPPANADPREHPRFLPVLLALSAGSGCAALIYEVVWFQQLQLVIGSSALSLALLLGTFMGGLCLGNLALPRLVSAARHPLRVYALIELGLGLLAILLLFVLPALGRDFPGWLGAGPADGGWRAGLGAMCLLPPTMLMGATLPAIARWLGTTPRDLSQLGLVYAANTVGAVAGSLLAGFYLLRVYDTVVATLVAAALNAVIAAGALGLARGAKAGQAAAPGAPSAATLGAPAVLVTIALSGFCALGAEVVWTRLLSLLLGATVYAFSIILAAFLTGLSLGGVGGALMARRTTRPGFALGCCQLLQILAIGWASDMLARTLVFRPVDYAAEAAAGIRFWSELIRCGVAILPAACLWGASFPLALAAAGGTGRDPARVAGRIGAANTIGAVLGAAVASPWLLPLLGTARTEWLLIALSTLGAFLVLRPRRAADWIIFAGAAALGGLVGATTPGVPWQLVSYGAYATAGDQTARVLYLGEGATATVAVTQSAGGTKYFHVSGKTEASSHPRDMRMQRMLGDLPALVHPAPRSVLVVGCGAGVTAGSFVPHPSVTRLVICEIEPLIPRFVAPLFSEENHAVLTDPRVEIVHDDARHFLATTSEKFDVITSDPIHPWVKGAAVLYTAEYFALCRAHLRPGGVAAQWVPLYNSNRAAVQSELATFGTAFPAATVWGNEGEDGGGYDVVVLGTEAPPVLDDGALQRRLDRPDHAGVKASLAGVGLGSARALLGIYAGRLADLHAWLAGAEINRDRNLRLQYLAGAARNSREGRAAYAEMLALRHPPAAPAR
- a CDS encoding SGNH/GDSL hydrolase family protein; amino-acid sequence: MSRLPRFLPRILAALLLAVPACATPDQWAADIGKFTAADAAHPPAHGAVVFVGSSSIRFWTTLAEDFPGVATINRGFGGSELADSVFYADRIVISYAPRLVVVYAGENDIAAGKSPETVLADFRAFRTKVHAALPKTRILFLSLKESPVRAKVRPQVLATNRLIAADCATDARCTFVDVATPLLGAAGAYRPELFRPDQLHMLPAGYAIWTKVLAPYLKP
- a CDS encoding HD domain-containing protein, whose amino-acid sequence is MNPASAERLRRQIAFITEVDKLKDVFRQTIVTQSRRPENSAEHSWHFALMIIVLAEHSNHQPLDVLRILKMVLIHDLVEIDAGDTFAYDVKNMADQHEREAKAATRIFGLLPPDQTAEFRALWDEFEEQKTPEAKFAAACDRFHPMLLNCLTDGHAWQKHGVTHDRVLARNAHVAAGSQAIWEYAVRLIDDAVAAGHLAPKP
- a CDS encoding arsinothricin resistance N-acetyltransferase ArsN1 family B, yielding MIRRATTADAAAIAAIYNHYVANTIVTFEEEAVPAADMAQRIGEVFAAGLPWLAATEGDRVLGYAYAGKWKARCSYRFSLETTVYLDPAATGRGLGTQLYTALIAAVRPQGMHALIGGVALPNAASVALHEKLGFQKVAHFREVGWKFNQWIDVGYWELLL
- a CDS encoding efflux RND transporter permease subunit, translating into MLNLSRPFLQRPKATALLVAGFFALGVGAYFQLPISALPDVDFPTINVNASLPGASAETMASSVASPLERAFANIPYVTSMSSSSSLGQAQIVVQFQLDRDIDAASQDIQAAISAAAGQLPKDMPNPPSYKKANPNGFSIMSLSVYSDTLPLSEVYDYADNVIARAIARLPGVGQVDYHGDQVPAIRVQINPRALAARNLDLEDVRTALGAATANNPKGSVDGSQKTLLIQSNDQLLKAADYNSQILAWRGGSPTRVADVGSARDSVLDLKSAGWVGARRAIIVDVHKQTGAKVDVPALIDTIKAMLPELEKGLPPAIKVGVVMDRTQNIRAGIVDVQLTLAITIGLVALVIFLFLRDSMATLISGISIPLSLIGTFPLMYLLGFSLDNISLMGLTIAVGFVVDDAIVVLENIMRHLEMGKPRFQAALDGAGEVGFTVLSMTLSLIGVFLPLLLMTGIVGRVFREFAITVSIALILSAIISLSQTAVSCSLFLRPPAEHGRGRFYRAIERLFNRLLAVYRAGLLRTLDHQRAGLLLTLGLLVASFGLFIVIPKGFIPEQDNGIIFASTEASPDIPFAEMCAKNSAIARIIAEDPNVDHTYAFVESRPATNLGRVTIVLKPSDQRKSTAVQVMARLRPKVKAVPGMKVYLKAVQDITIGTGGSKTLYQFVLQDTDINELYDAALLYQRKLQTLPELQDVGSDLSALAPAVAVVIDRDKAASYGISAVAIDQILYDAFGQRQVATLYTQLNQYKVILEVSPEWHLDATSLQALQVRSPKSGQQIPLSSFTRLEPGLAPLTVGHLGAFPAVTLSFNVASGKSLGDAVAAIQRAEAQLHKPGGLRTSFQGSAQAFQDSLSSQPLLILAAIAVVYIILGVLYESFAHPITILSSLPSATFGALLAMWLFRIDLSVITLIGLILLVGIVKKNAIMMVDVALKLQREEGRSARDAIFEACLLRFRPIMMTTMAALLGAIPLAVGTGAGSELRQPLGIAIVGGLLVSQFVTLYTVPIIFLYVDRATQWLGRKRRPAPLPAAAVPVLD
- a CDS encoding efflux RND transporter periplasmic adaptor subunit — translated: MSSPLLHLLFRLLPAGLLLLAGGLAPAARAEGDAIPVVVATVKRQDMPVYLDALGKVQAMNTVTVRTQVDGKIEQIAFRDGQEVHAGDLLVQIDPRPYQAELDQTLAKRDQDLAQLAYAERVLERDSGLMKQGSLDQQTYDLQQATVAQLKALTKADDATVASARVRLDFTHITAPITGRVGLRLIDQGNLVRANDATGLLIINQIHPITVVFTLPEQDFQEVHTAARRATEEAPLTALALERNNQEILDTGRLDAIDNQIDEASGTIRLKAVFENKGRNLWPGQFVNLRLRVAEQQAVLVVPTAAVKAGADGDYVYTIGADNTAALKIVKVAHTEAGLALVASGLTEGERVVVDGQYLLQPKVRVQIKSTRP
- a CDS encoding DUF2157 domain-containing protein — translated: MDNKIRWLLGEIERWKADGLVSTEQADRLRQRYDQPPAPPAAEAVPWGLLVFASAGAIVIGLGVILLFAYNWAEIPKFGKLALVFLAIIGAHAGGIRLLARPGWQPKLGEALAALGTMFYGAGIWLVAQIYNIDEHYPNGFLFWALGALAMAWAIRSTANGLLAVVLLTIWGCCETFDFRAPELWSVLLVAAGLLPLAWKERSALLLAATLASIQLLLAVNTVNWGGGAHAFTATLAWAVLLVATSRLTDADRPDFMGGATVMAFFGFGAFFVCAYLLTFQRSADSLLDWTRQYGPRPDLAHAFSWSLFALGLGGWGWIARRSLLQRELEVHREDWLLPIALLYCFGLATLNQRGWGQFVSLSFNLMLLGIAVMWMWRGCQESRLRPTVLGSLLLGAVVLARYFDLFQSLASRGLAFIVLGIIFVAEAMFYRKMRQTKGGAA